A region of Toxorhynchites rutilus septentrionalis strain SRP chromosome 1, ASM2978413v1, whole genome shotgun sequence DNA encodes the following proteins:
- the LOC129761839 gene encoding uncharacterized protein LOC129761839, with the protein MASCNSIENRKWLFTAEQLNDSPSRRRGTTAEKEQTSRRLAANLLQNMGERLGLQQTSINTALVFMHRFYAFHPVTIFHWKQVAPAALYLAGKVAYQPCPRSHIIKCFADLAGYQRDVAVLKRLDEDLAFHEDFLLQTLGFDTDVEHPNEHIAEASEQFANGKDLVRTADIVAATSLHLTTMCLRYTQTVVACFSFYVALKICDVKVPEEQRFWFQAIDPTVTQDLLDQLTDDFFRAVHDLFPADKTSSADDSGIGSPDSFSGSPSPPPSTDQLAAVADFSYTKLGQFVSMLKTFKYAPVSRRSSHAQKPAKPPQRSTAAPSSTHDRYTYANRRDREDRVAPHAPSHPGNHRKSSSAYGSNRPQQPSTSEPNRSAGPYKAAPSHGSHPKSHRGMVSAYDSHRPQQSSSSNVTKPVELNRGQHKAPPRLQAIKEAYKKCFVPQSSSSAVPSVFGSGSSGRTPANVSDVNNVSWLHTGIPTSGTEVQTRKKPIPRMSSNSKSTQPEGPSSRIQPRPKEIRDAERSSITTKQPKEASGNTLKPFKSIFSPDWEPTEASSSTNVIPIIGSVDAVDLLTFGKPIKRPHSTINVQSLQDDASDPRQSKIRKVDVTQASASTPKGCAPLVPSNTHPSKHDDKSYRSRDERHEVRKSHKEDRGERKHRSKERQRKERTESKKHRSHEKRDKNDKGKRKRSKTDEVRNQKHFTTSKKVGEQLRLNTEKTERNDKTKQKKNMDHKKPPPPQRIDTVQNLFNDFPPELNLSSASEDSLPDVSTKNVGKDNQATEPSHPRPFKSIFNPECEPLEAPGVSDIVPSNGIGQNDGIPSTPGRNLPDFFAEGGSQKYDKSTLFDFDYPKTPDVMGLPPTPGKTLPAVYRESRYSETKERSKDVVREVRKEPKDNKHREERKHRTKDRKSEVLKNVFGNYSTKVTTNTAAEPVRSVKQLTIAPKKDDHQDRSRSEAEEKHRGERKRPRDDRVHEERKKHNPDKHSSTHKTSEAMKHHTKDDEQRRSNPEKVEREDKTKHRDLNGTERKRKPSDESSDRHKKRTTEKGRASESADQHRSSSKNNVGKDSKPTDKKRDERQTLQESTATWLSMPILD; encoded by the coding sequence ATGGCATCCTGCAACAGCATCGAAAATCGGAAATGGCTGTTCACGGCCGAGCAATTGAACGACTCACCGAGCCGCAGACGCGGCACGACTGCCGAGAAAGAACAGACCTCCAGACGACTGGCCGCGAACCTTCTCCAAAATATGGGCGAGCGATTAGGGTTACAGCAGACCTCCATCAACACGGCATTGGTGTTCATGCATCGATTCTACGCGTTCCATCCAGTTACCATATTCCACTGGAAACAAGTCGCGCCAGCGGCACTATATCTAGCAGGGAAGGTAGCCTATCAACCTTGCCCACGATCACATATAATAAAGTGTTTCGCCGATCTCGCCGGATATCAacgggatgttgctgtcttgaAACGACTAGATGAGGATTTGGCGTTCCACGAGGATTTTTTGCTGCAAACACTCGGTTTCGACACCGACGTCGAACATCCAAACGAGCACATCGCCGAGGCCTCTGAACAGTTTGCGAATGGCAAAGATTTGGTTAGAACCGCTGACATTGTGGCTGCCACCAGCTTGCACTTGACAACAATGTGTCTGCGGTACACACAAACTGTAGTGGCCTGTTTTTCTTTTTATGTTGCGCTAAAAATTTGTGACGTGAAGGTTCCAGAAGAGCAGCGTTTTTGGTTCCAAGCAATAGACCCCACTGTTACCCAGGATCTGCTAGACCAGCTCACGGATGATTTCTTCCGCGCAGTCCACGATTTATTCCCGGCAGATAAGACATCATCAGCAGACGATTCGGGTATAGGCAGTCCAGACAGCTTTTCCGGATCTCCAAGTCCACCACCGTCGACAGACCAACTTGCTGCCGTCGCTGATTTCAGTTACACAAAGCTCGGTCAGTTTGTTTCGATGCTGAAAACGTTCAAATATGCACCCGTATCTCGGCGTTCGTCGCACGCACAGAAACCAGCGAAACCTCCGCAGCGTTCTACTGCGGCACCTTCATCGACACATGATCGCTATACATATGCCAACAGGCGGGATCGCGAGGATCGTGTCGCACCTCACGCACCTTCCCATCCAGGAAACCATAGAAAATCGTCGAGTGCTTATGGCTCCAATCGTCCTCAACAACCATCAACTTCTGAACCGAATAGAAGCGCTGGCCCATACAAAGCTGCCCCATCTCATGGTTCACATCCAAAAAGTCATAGAGGCATGGTGAGTGCATATGACTCCCACCGTCCTCAGCAATCATCCAGCTCGAATGTCACGAAGCCTGTGGAACTGAATCGAGGCCAGCATAAAGCTCCCCCACGACTTCAAGCAATTAAGGAGGCCTACAAGAAGTGCTTTGTACCACAATCTTCATCATCCGCGGTGCCTTCGGTCTTCGGTTCGGGGTCGTCGGGAAGAACCCCAGCAAATGTTTCGGATGTCAATAATGTATCTTGGTTACACACTGGAATTCCGACATCTGGAACAGAAGTCCAGACAAGAAAAAAACCGATACCCAGGATGAGTTCGAACTCCAAGAGTACACAACCAGAGGGACCTTCAAGCCGTATTCAGCCTCGACCGAAAGAAATACGAGATGCTGAAAGAAGTTCAATAACGACAAAGCAGCCGAAAGAAGCTTCAGGTAATACGCTCAAACCCTTCAAATCTATATTCAGCCCGGATTGGGAACCTACAGAAGCCTCCAGTAGCACTAACGTCATTCCGATCATCGGTTCTGTGGACGCTGTTGATCTGTTAACATTTGGAAAACCGATTAAGAgaccacattcaacgatcaacgTACAGTCTCTACAAGACGATGCGAGTGACCCTCGACAATCCAAGATCCGTAAAGTGGATGTTACGCAAGCTAGCGCTTCCACTCCAAAAGGCTGTGCACCGTTAGTTCCAAGCAACACACATCCTTCAAAACACGACGACAAGAGCTACAGATCTAGAGATGAGAGGCACGaagtgagaaaatcccataaaGAGGATCGCGGGGAACGAAAACATCGCTCGAAAGAAAGGCAGCGCAAAGAACGAACAGAATCGAAAAAACACCGAAGTCATGAAAAAAGAGACAAAAATGACAAGGGAAAACGCAAAAGATCCAAAACGGACGAAGTCCGCAATCAGAAACATTTCACTACTTCCAAAAAAGTCGGCGAGCAGCTCCGCTTGAATACGGAGAAGACAGAACGGAATGACAagaccaaacaaaaaaaaaatatggatcaCAAGAAGCCACCTCCTCCACAACGTATAGATACAGTGCAGAACCTGTTCAACGACTTCCCTCCCGAGCTGAACTTAAGTTCGGCCTCGGAAGATTCACTGCCGGATGTTTCAACTAAGAATGTTGGAAAAGATAACCAAGCCACTGAGCCCAGCCATCCCAGGCCATTCAAGTCCATTTTCAATCCAGAGTGCGAGCCACTAGAGGCCCCTGGTGTCTCTGATATTGTCCCGAGCAACGGTATCGGTCAGAACGACGGCATACCATCTACTCCAGGACGAAATTTGCCTGACTTCTTCGCTGAGGGAGGCTCACAGAAATACGATAAGTCTACACTCTTCGATTTCGATTATCCCAAGACTCCGGACGTGATGGGCTTACCGCCCACTCCTGGTAAAACACTTCCAGCGGTGTATCGCGAGTCGAGATACAGCGAGACGAAAGAAAGATCTAAGGATGTGGTCCGTGAAGTCAGAAAAGAACCCAAAGATAACAAACACCGCGAGGAACGGAAACATCGCACTAAAGACAGGAAGTCAGAAGTGCTAAAAAACGTGTTCGGAAACTACTCAACGAAGGTCACCACGAACACTGCGGCTGAACCTGTTAGAAGCGTGAAACAACTAACCATAGCGCCCAAGAAAGACGACCACCAGGATCGTTCCCGTTCGGAAGCTGAAGAAAAACACCGTGGAGAACGAAAAAGACCCAGAGACGACAGAGTCCACGAGGAACGCAAAAAACATAACCCTGACAAGCATAGCTCCACACACAAAACCAGTGAAGCAATGAAACATCACACAAAAGACGACGAGCAGAGGCGCTCCAATCCAGAGAAGGTAGAAAGAGAAGACAAGACCAAACATAGGGACCTGAACGGCACTGAACGGAAACGCAAACCAAGCGACGAAAGCAGTGATCGGCATAAGAAGCGAACCACGGAAAAAGGCCGTGCATCGGAATCAGCGGACCAGCATCGTTCGAGTTCGAAGAATAACGTAGGAAAGGATTCCAAGCCAACCGATAAGAAGCGTGACGAGCGACAAACTTTGCAGGAATCGACCGCCACTTGGCTGTCTATGCCGATTTTGGActga
- the LOC129761840 gene encoding uncharacterized protein LOC129761840, which produces MESKNHVDNEDLGRFLPAEQLENTPSRARGMSAHDERKHRRLAAQLTQNLGDRLKVSQQCINTALVYMHRFYALHPIAVFHRNKLVPAALCLAGKAEEEASPLWRIVAEFHACLNVDPREVNIAELCRNVTLHESILLATLGFSFGVEHAQEHITMICVRLKASHALTEVAYFVEANSLHLTTMCLRYKPVIVACFCVYIASKLLNVEVLQPDQKRFWFQNVDPTITLDLLNQLSVQFLDADDMQAESYPSSNGYNHDASQFISRLRRMKFAAVSRLPQPLQHKLVAEGSLNVFTHAGSRQAFATLMKPSEAPWTSGSVSLSNRSQHGDYFGRKSEESVKQVRNSGTENALSGHANSMYGMRRKDVLPQTSSVNSDFKESLPETRYRWLSSANGTFRLHLLSAPISNPEIETKMRNATQSQHTVSSQKPLSAWSLNLSPDHLQGTNTAGTDARIVNREREPIYKVGTYTSSIKEQPPREQLYQQPHQISGFKKIRLISSPKREPLEASDISNTKINPIHSSGDVLRFGESFKLTNTKQISRGERIVLRQSRICNGGGNQPSSKHPFPSVFEERNNCKPMQQIKRKYELDENLDLPKKSPTRPGWNVAPNAMHPG; this is translated from the coding sequence ATGGAATCAAAGAACCACGTCGACAACGAGGATCTCGGACGGTTCCTCCCGGCCGAACAGTTGGAAAATACCCCGAGTCGTGCACGCGGTATGAGTGCTCACGATGAGCGGAAGCACAGGCGACTGGCCGCGCAACTCACCCAGAATTTGGGCGATCGCTTGAAGGTATCCCAACAGTGCATAAACACCGCTCTGGTGTATATGCACCGATTCTACGCGCTCCATCCGATCGCTGTGTTCCACCGGAACAAGTTGGTCCCAGCGGCACTATGTCTGGCAGGAAAGGCCGAGGAAGAAGCTAGCCCGCTATGGCGCATAGTTGCGGAATTTCATGCCTGTCTTAATGTAGATCCGCGAGAGGTCAACATTGCCGAACTGTGCAGAAATGTGACACTGCACGAATCGATTCTGCTGGCGACGCTCGGGTTCAGTTTCGGTGTTGAACATGCCCAGGAGCACATCACTATGATTTGTGTTCGTCTCAAAGCTTCACATGCGTTGACTGAAGTCGCATATTTTGTGGAAGCTAACAGTTTACATTTGACCACTATGTGCTTGCGCTACAAACCAGTAATTGTGGCTTGTTTTTGTGTTTATATTGCGTCGAAGTTGCTGAACGTGGAGGTCCTTCAGCCAGACCAAAAGCGCTTTTGGTTCCAGAACGTGGACCCGACCATAACGTTGGATCTGCTAAATCAGCTCTCGGTTCAATTTCTCGACGCGGATGATATGCAAGCAGAAAGCTATCCTTCGAGTAACGGATATAATCACGATGCCAGCCAATTCATTTCAAGGCTGCGCCGAATGAAATTTGCAGCCGTATCTCGGCTTCCTCAGCCTTTACAGCACAAACTGGTGGCAGAAGGTAGTTTGAATGTGTTCACTCATGCGGGTTCTCGGCAAGCTTTTGCAACTTTGATGAAACCCTCCGAAGCACCATGGACCAGCGGATCTGTTTCTCTCTCCAATCGATCACAGCATGGTGATTATTTTGGACGAAAATCTGAAGAGTCTGTAAAACAAGTTCGAAATAGCGGAACAGAAAATGCTCTTTCCGGACATGCAAATTCAATGTATGGTATGAGACGGAAGGATGTTTTGCCACAAACGTCATCTGTGAATTCGGACTTTAAGGAATCCCTTCCGGAAACCAGGTATCGATGGCTTTCGAGCGCCAATGGTACGTTTAGGTTGCACTTGCTTTCTGCCCCAATCTCGAATCCTGAAATAGAAACTAAGATGAGAAATGCAACCCAATCGCAACATACAGTATCATCACAAAAACCATTGAGCGCTTGGTCGTTAAATTTAAGCCCGGATCATCTCCAGGGAACGAACACTGCAGGGACAGACGCTCGAATCGTCAACAGAGAGAGGGAACCAATTTATAAAGTGGGTACATACACATCATCGATCAAGGAACAACCACCGAGGGAGCAGCTCTATCAGCAGCCACACCAAatatcggggtttaaaaaaatcagattgATTTCCAGTCCAAAGCGGGAACCACTGGAAGCTTCCGATATCTCCAATACCAAGATCAACCCAATCCACAGTTCTGGGGATGTGTTGAGATTCGGAGAATCGTTCAAGCTAACAAACACGAAGCAAATTTCCCGTGGCGAAAGGATCGTTCTGCGGCAGTCCAGGATCTGTAATGGGGGAGGTAATCAACCATCATCGAAGCATCCGTTCCCTTCCGTTTTCGAGGAACGGAACAATTGCAAACCGATGCagcaaataaaacgaaaatacGAGCTAGATGAGAACCTTGATTTGCCGAAAAAGTCCCCGACTCGGCCGGGCTGGAATGTTGCACCGAACGCGATGCATCCAGGGTGA